A portion of the Bdellovibrio bacteriovorus genome contains these proteins:
- a CDS encoding thioredoxin family protein: protein MALTFTPFPDLGKSIPEFKLPATDGKTYSLKDFPANTPVVVMFICNHCPYVQAIEDRLIQLGHDLKKQGVAVIAICSNDAISHPEDSFENLKKRAEEKSYPFVYLYDESQNVAREFGAVCTPDFFVYDKAHKLSYRGRLDDSWKDASKVKQRELFEAVQILLQDKKVSDQQTASMGCSIKWV, encoded by the coding sequence ATGGCCCTGACCTTTACGCCCTTTCCGGATTTAGGAAAAAGCATTCCGGAATTCAAACTGCCAGCCACCGATGGGAAAACATATTCCCTCAAAGACTTCCCGGCAAACACGCCTGTGGTCGTGATGTTTATCTGCAATCACTGTCCTTACGTGCAAGCGATCGAGGATCGTTTGATTCAGCTTGGGCATGATTTAAAAAAGCAAGGTGTTGCGGTGATTGCGATTTGTTCTAACGATGCAATCAGCCACCCGGAAGATTCTTTTGAAAATTTAAAAAAACGCGCCGAAGAAAAATCTTATCCATTTGTGTATCTGTACGATGAATCACAAAACGTCGCGCGTGAATTCGGTGCCGTCTGCACCCCAGACTTCTTCGTTTACGATAAAGCCCATAAGCTTTCATATCGTGGACGTTTGGATGACAGCTGGAAAGACGCTAGCAAAGTAAAACAAAGAGAACTTTTTGAGGCGGTGCAAATCCTGCTTCAAGATAAGAAAGTTTCCGATCAACAAACAGCCTCTATGGGTTGTTCCATCAAATGGGTTTAG
- a CDS encoding GyrI-like domain-containing protein, whose product MRYILVFVAVAIAAFGLFLSNYLGAWKGVDISHANQGPYITVYLEHVGPYHKVNKIIEKVEKYMQTQGVTCGRTFGEYMDDPQVVEEARLRSKVGCLVEKVPENMPEEFKSGEIPQRDYVVAIFTGSPGIGPLKVYPRVNDYMLKQDMKQSGPVIEIYEIHSITEKNAMTTTYLFPYQSSK is encoded by the coding sequence ATGAGATATATATTGGTCTTCGTCGCTGTCGCTATCGCCGCTTTTGGGCTTTTCCTTTCTAACTATTTAGGAGCTTGGAAAGGGGTGGATATCAGCCACGCCAATCAAGGTCCTTATATCACCGTGTATCTTGAACACGTGGGTCCTTACCACAAAGTAAATAAAATTATCGAAAAAGTTGAAAAGTACATGCAAACCCAAGGGGTTACTTGCGGTCGCACTTTCGGTGAATACATGGATGATCCGCAAGTGGTCGAAGAAGCGCGTTTGCGTTCTAAAGTGGGCTGCTTAGTAGAAAAGGTTCCTGAAAATATGCCCGAAGAATTTAAATCCGGCGAAATCCCACAACGTGATTACGTGGTGGCGATCTTTACCGGCTCCCCCGGCATTGGACCTTTGAAAGTCTATCCCCGCGTGAACGACTATATGTTAAAACAAGACATGAAACAAAGTGGACCGGTGATTGAGATTTACGAAATCCATTCAATCACTGAGAAAAATGCCATGACGACCACTTACCTATTCCCGTATCAAAGCAGCAAATAA
- the nadC gene encoding carboxylating nicotinate-nucleotide diphosphorylase, whose product MNLQELIRAAIKEDMPQGDVTTESLALRPRQGRARLKAKEDIVLSGTMAFEQSMQALEPNARVKWHFEEGDEILKNQIICTIEGDLVQVLKAERVALNFLGHLSGIATFTRRFVKQVEGTKTKILDTRKTTPAFRDLEKKAVVHGGGVNHRMNLSTAILIKDNHISVMGGITKAVERVREHSQLSVEVEASTLEQVKEAVSLKVNRILLDNMNNDILKQAVALIPATIETEASGNMNLERVRSVAEIGVNFISVGALTHSAPCADVSLVFHWEE is encoded by the coding sequence ATGAATTTACAAGAATTGATTCGCGCTGCCATTAAGGAAGACATGCCTCAAGGCGATGTCACCACGGAGTCTTTGGCTTTACGACCTCGCCAAGGACGTGCCCGTCTAAAAGCGAAAGAAGACATCGTTCTGTCCGGCACGATGGCGTTTGAACAATCCATGCAGGCCCTCGAGCCCAATGCACGCGTGAAATGGCATTTTGAAGAAGGTGACGAGATTTTAAAAAATCAAATCATCTGCACGATCGAAGGGGATTTGGTCCAAGTCCTAAAGGCGGAACGCGTGGCTTTAAATTTCTTAGGCCATCTTTCCGGGATCGCCACCTTCACTCGCCGCTTCGTGAAACAGGTTGAAGGCACTAAAACTAAAATCTTAGACACTCGCAAAACAACCCCCGCTTTCCGTGACTTAGAAAAAAAGGCCGTGGTCCATGGCGGTGGTGTGAATCACCGTATGAACTTAAGCACGGCCATCTTGATCAAGGACAATCACATTTCTGTGATGGGTGGTATCACGAAGGCGGTCGAACGCGTGCGCGAGCACAGTCAGCTCAGTGTTGAAGTCGAAGCTAGCACCCTTGAGCAAGTCAAAGAAGCTGTGAGCCTGAAGGTGAACCGCATCTTGCTTGATAATATGAATAACGACATTTTAAAACAGGCCGTGGCTTTGATACCTGCAACTATCGAAACCGAGGCCAGCGGTAATATGAATTTAGAGCGCGTGCGTTCGGTGGCTGAAATCGGCGTGAATTTTATTTCTGTTGGCGCCTTAACTCATTCCGCCCCTTGTGCTGACGTGAGTCTCGTCTTTCATTGGGAGGAATAA
- a CDS encoding SIMPL domain-containing protein, giving the protein MKQFLIAALLTFTFAGFSAQAEDRLIIVNGVAERSLDPNMVQLEISVWSKANTAKQAQSLAAQSYKQVKKSFDEFKIKKEDIQTTGYSLSPTYEYDQKAQRNQLTGYQVTQSLTVVIRKVEDAGNFLDSLIDEKKGNNSGVNVQSINWDSDKRDQAIAAALGDAVRSSKGKAEEIAKAAGVKIRNVSKISHTTSDGGGPRPVFARAEMMMKASDVSTEVSGGQVRVRVEVSAEYEIQ; this is encoded by the coding sequence ATGAAACAGTTTTTAATTGCAGCTCTATTGACATTCACTTTTGCTGGATTTTCGGCCCAGGCTGAAGATCGTTTGATTATTGTCAATGGCGTGGCAGAAAGAAGTCTGGATCCGAACATGGTCCAGTTAGAAATCTCTGTATGGAGCAAAGCGAACACGGCTAAACAAGCACAAAGCTTGGCCGCTCAATCTTACAAACAAGTTAAGAAAAGTTTTGATGAATTCAAAATCAAAAAAGAAGACATCCAAACCACTGGCTACTCTTTGTCACCAACTTATGAATACGACCAAAAAGCTCAGCGCAATCAGTTGACGGGTTATCAAGTCACGCAAAGTTTGACGGTTGTGATCCGCAAAGTGGAAGACGCCGGCAACTTCCTTGATTCTTTGATCGACGAGAAAAAAGGCAACAATTCGGGCGTGAACGTTCAATCCATCAACTGGGATTCAGATAAACGCGACCAAGCGATCGCGGCGGCGCTGGGTGATGCGGTGAGATCTTCTAAAGGCAAAGCAGAAGAGATCGCCAAAGCAGCGGGAGTTAAAATCCGCAACGTTTCTAAAATCTCTCACACCACTTCAGATGGTGGTGGCCCACGTCCGGTATTTGCGCGTGCGGAAATGATGATGAAAGCTTCTGATGTTTCAACTGAGGTTTCTGGCGGTCAAGTTCGCGTTCGTGTTGAAGTTTCTGCGGAATACGAAATTCAGTAA
- a CDS encoding biotin--[acetyl-CoA-carboxylase] ligase, producing MDNPVADVRIGNLTAQWAENNHLYVHYRTEQESTNSAAKDEAFNENLMEEALCLYVTDHQTTGRGRGKNKWTAKAGSSLLSSWSFLLNVKPQPTTSCLVGLALYRACSSTWPFLDWNLKAPNDIYVGNKKIAGILLETVMQGDDVRLVIGIGMNIISAPESVNTSTSLLMSLPPGAPLLGQDYMGFLDRLLFELTDAVSHCENPLSTTDRLSLMQALNNHPLLKTPYTKMESDGSLWIDDKKINWMEL from the coding sequence ATGGACAATCCCGTTGCTGACGTTCGCATCGGAAACCTGACCGCCCAATGGGCGGAGAACAACCATCTGTACGTTCATTATCGCACAGAACAAGAAAGCACGAACTCCGCGGCTAAAGATGAAGCTTTCAATGAAAACCTGATGGAAGAAGCTTTATGCCTTTACGTCACCGACCACCAAACCACCGGCCGCGGTCGCGGTAAAAACAAGTGGACGGCCAAAGCGGGCAGCTCTCTATTAAGCTCTTGGTCTTTTTTATTAAACGTGAAACCGCAACCCACGACATCGTGCTTGGTGGGTTTAGCTTTGTATCGCGCCTGCAGCAGTACTTGGCCTTTTTTAGATTGGAATCTAAAAGCTCCGAATGACATTTATGTCGGCAATAAAAAAATTGCCGGCATTTTACTTGAAACCGTCATGCAAGGTGATGATGTAAGACTTGTGATCGGCATCGGCATGAACATCATCTCAGCACCCGAGTCTGTGAACACTTCGACAAGCCTTTTAATGTCTTTGCCTCCTGGCGCGCCCCTTTTAGGTCAAGACTATATGGGCTTTTTAGACCGTTTGCTTTTTGAATTAACCGATGCGGTTTCTCATTGTGAAAATCCTTTAAGTACCACAGACCGCCTGTCACTGATGCAAGCTTTAAACAATCATCCCCTTTTAAAGACGCCGTACACCAAGATGGAATCCGATGGCAGCCTGTGGATAGATGATAAAAAAATAAACTGGATGGAGCTTTAA